From Rutidosis leptorrhynchoides isolate AG116_Rl617_1_P2 chromosome 3, CSIRO_AGI_Rlap_v1, whole genome shotgun sequence, a single genomic window includes:
- the LOC139901652 gene encoding uncharacterized protein → MKKIGLGYEAIHACKNDCCLFYKEYQDLENCPICKESRCKAERTTGKKVPNKVLRYFPITPRLKHLYSSRYTAKDMTWHTTGRCTEEGKMRHQVDGRAWKEIDKRYPDFAREPRNVRLGLAADGFNPHGNLSTAYSMWPVILTVYNTTSWICMKESSFMLTLLIPGPKSPGKDIDVYLRPLVDELKSLWFVGVITRNSVTNTYFQMKAMLIWTINDYPARSSLSGWSGQGYKACPTCNEDTPSMRVQNKISYFGARQNLEMDHPYRENTQFNGKVDHTPKPRKFNWKMIESQLKDILPVGNPGKNHKNTGEKKNIPLIISLLTTGLNQFEAENTGVDMKTHFSCWLTKKVRELRLVDPSKVSDELFSLAEGPLGTSNHYSACNVNGVRFVVCSRDDRRTTQNSGIATPAENKTMYYGLLEDIVELHYGGAYSVVLFRCQWFKTESTRKQKRKIKVNNITSIDTKDEWYKDDQYILLTQAQQVFYIDDPSKNYTWKVVHEVNHRKLWDRDIIEDTTQRDVVHDINSSELSLDANLDNMTYTSMSVPGESTSIHFNLPTEVVNDDDDFIRDLDPIILPHDISDDPDDVVADDELDPQIPENGAYSSDEAAY, encoded by the exons ATGAAAAAGATCGGTTTAGGGTATGAAGCGATACATGCTTGTAAGAATGATTGTTGTTTGTTTTATAAGGAATACCAAGATTTAGAAAATTGTCCAATATGTAAGGAGAGTAGATGCAAAGCTGAACGCACAACGGGGAAGAAAGTTCCTAATAAAGTTTTGCGTTATTTTCCTATAACTCCACGACTAAAACATTTGTACAGTTCCAGATACACTGCAAAGGATATGACATGGCATACTACTGGACGGTGCACGGAAGAGGGTAAGATGCGTCATCAGGTAGATGGTCGAGCGTGGAAAGAAATTGACAAAAGATATCCGGATTTTGCACGTGAACCCAGAAACGTTCGACTAGGGTTGGCTGCTGATGGTTTTAATCCACACGGCAACTTGTCTACTGCTTACAGCATGTGGCCAGTAATATTGACAGTGTACAATACGACGTCGTGGATATGTATGAAAGAAAGTTCTTTCATGTTGACTTTGTTAATTCCTGGTCCAAAATCACCAGGAAAAGATATTGATGTTTACTTGAGGCCTTTAGTTGATGAATTGAAGAGTTTATGGTTCGTAGGAGTTATTACGAGAAACTCAGTTACAAACACATATTTTCAAATGAAAGCAATGCTTATTTGGACCATAAACGATTATCCTGCACGTAGTAGTTTGTCTGGTTGGAGTGGCCAAGGTTATAAAGCATGCCCTACATGTAACGAGGACACTCCTTCAATGCGTGTTCAAAACAAAATTTCTTATTTCGGCGCTAGACAGAACCTAGAAATGGATCACCCTTACAGAGAAAACACTCAATTCAATGGTAAGGTTGATCATACCCCTAAACCTAGAAAGTTCAACTGGAAAATGATTGAAAGCCAACTTAAAGATATACTGCCAGTTGGTAATCCCGGGAAAAATCATAAGAATACTGGTGAAAAAAAAAATATCCCTCTAATTATAAGTCTCCTCACAACTGGACTAAA TCAGTTTGAAGCAGAGAATACCGGTGTTGACATGAAAACACATTTTTCTTGTTGGTTGACCAAGAAG gtACGTGAACTACGGTTAGTTGACCCGTCGAAGGTTAGCGATGAATTGTTCTCTCTAGCTGAAGGACCGTTGGGTACCTCTAACCATTACAGTGCCTGCAATGTGAACGGTGTCAGGTTTGTGGTTTGCAGTCGTGATGATCGACGCACAACACAAAATAGTGGAATTGCAACACCCGCAGAAAATAAAACTATGTATTATGGCCTGTTGGAAGATATTGTTGAGCTGCATTATGGTGGTGCATATAGTGTCGTGTTATTTAGATGTCAGTGGTTCAAGACTGAGAGCACccgaaaacaaaaacgtaaaattaaagtaaataacataactaGTATTGACACGAAAGATGAGTGGTACAAAGATGATCAATACATTTTGTTAACACAAGCTCAACAAGTCTTTTACATTGACGATCCTTCTAAAAATTATACCTGGAAGGTCGTTCATGAGGTAAATCATCGAAAACTCTGGGACAGAGACATTATCGAAGACACCACACAGCGTGATGTTGTACACGACATCAATTCATCCGAACTTAGTCTTGATGCGAATTTGGATAATATGACTTATACAAGTATGAGTGTACCTGGAGAATCAACATCAATTCATTTTAATCTACCTACAGAagtagttaatgatgatgatgatttcattcGTGATCTAGATCCTATTATCCTTCCTCATGATATCAGTGATGATCCGGACGATGTGGTGGCCGACGATGAGCTCGATCCCCAAATTCCTGAAAATGGAGCTTACTCTAGCGATGAAGCAGCTTATTGA